Proteins encoded in a region of the Thunnus maccoyii chromosome 4, fThuMac1.1, whole genome shotgun sequence genome:
- the LOC121895771 gene encoding small integral membrane protein 4 encodes MFQRSESLRYFLSLVPGKRQFGTYRFLPIFFCIGGVMEWIMINVRIGPETFYDVYRRKRSEREYQQKIADGLIVVNEPAAK; translated from the exons ATGTTTCAAAGGAGTGAAAGCTTGAGATATTTCCTGAGCCTTGTGCCAGGTAAACGTCAATTTGGGACGTACAGGTTTCTACCTATCTTTTTTTGCATCGGAGGCGTCATGGAGTGGATCATGATCAACGTGAGGATAGGACCAGAAACTTTCT ATGATGTCTACCGAAGAAAACGGTCCGAACGGGAGTACCAGCAGAAGATAGCAGACGGTCTGATAGTTGTTAATGAGCCTGCAGCCAAGTGA
- the ognb gene encoding osteoglycin, paralog b, whose protein sequence is MMKLRTLIFTSVMLPWILSSAANEYMEARKPEEDTVDFPDYGITHDTDTNSVAGPKAEELPTCLLCVCLSGSVYCEEVSPEMSAVPALPKETAYLYARFNKITKISNGDFADMATLKRIDLTGNLIAEIEDGAFSKLPNLEELTLAENKLTRLPILPVKLVSLNANFNKLTTQGVKANAFKKLTKLEYLYLGNNEMTAVPNLPESLHVVHLHNNKIASITDETFCKGNTSYYIRSNMDEVRLDGNPVILSNHPNSFICLHTLPLGWYN, encoded by the exons atgaTGAAATTAAGGACTTTAATTTTCACATCTGTTATGCTCCCGTGGATCCTGTCCTCAGCGGCGAATGAATACATGGAAGCAAGAAAACCTGAG GAAGACACGGTAGACTTCCCTGACTACGGCATCACTCACGACACAGACACTAACTCTGTAGCAGGTCCAAAAGCTGAAG agtTGCCAACATGTCTACTGTGTGTTTGCCTGAGTGGATCCGTTTACTGCGAGGAGGTGTCCCCTGAAATGTCAGCTGTCCCAGCGCTGCCGAAGGAAACGGCATATCTCTATGCACGTTtcaacaaaatcacaaaaataagcAATGGAGACTTTGCAGACATGG caACATTAAAAAGAATTGACCTAACTGGGAATCTCATTGCTGAGATAGAAGATGGAGCTTTTTCAAAACTTCCAAATCTTGAGGAGCTCACCCTTGCGGAAAACAAACTGACTAGGCTTCCCATACTTCCCGTCAAGCTAGTATCACTCAATGCCAACTTCAACAAGCTGACAACCCAGGGTGTAAAGGCGAATGCTTTTAAA AAACTCACGAAACTGGAGTATCTTTACCTCGGAAACAACGAGATGACAGCGGTGCCCAACCTTCCAGAGTCTCTTCACGTTGTGCACCTGCAT AACAACAAGATCGCATCGATAACAGATGAGACGTTCTGCAAAGGAAACACCAGTTACTACATACGGAGCAACATGGATGAGGTGAGACTGGATGGGAACCCCGTCATACTGTCCAATCATCCCAACAGCTTCATCTGTCTGCACACTCTCCCTCTCGGATGGTACAACTGA
- the kctd6b gene encoding BTB/POZ domain-containing protein KCTD6 isoform X2 has protein sequence MDNGDWGHRMTTPVTLNVGGHMYTTSLSTLQRYPDSMLGAMFRGDFPTTRDSQGNYFIDRDGTLFRYILNFLRTSELTLPVDFTETDLLRKEADFYQIEPLIQCLSDPKPLYPPDIFEQVVELSSTRKLSKYSNPVAVIITQLTITTKVHALLEGISNNFTKWNKHMMDTRDCQVSFTFGPCDYHQEVSLRVHLMDYIMKQGFTIRNTRVHHMSERANENTVEHHWTFCRPAHKVED, from the exons ATGGATAATGGAGACTGGGGCCATAGG ATGACTACTCCTGTTACTTTGAACGTGGGAGGCCACATGTACACCACCAGTTTATCCACCTTGCAGCGTTATCCAGACTCCATGCTGGGCGCCATGTTCCGGGGAGATTTCCCCACAACTCGAGATTCCCAAGGGAATTATTTCATCGATCGCGACGGCACACTTTTCAGGTACATCCTGAACTTCCTGCGGACGTCTGAGCTTACCCTCCCAGTGGACTTCACAGAGACAGATCTCCTGAGGAAAGAGGCGGACTTCTACCAGATCGAACCTTTGATCCAGTGCCTTAGCGATCCCAAGCCGCTGTACCCTCCCGACATCTTTGAGCAGGTGGTGGAGCTCTCTAGCACTCGGAAACTGTCAAAATATTCCAACCCGGTCGCTGTTATCATCACGCAGCTGACCATAACCACAAAGGTTCACGCCCTTCTGGAAGGCATTTCCAACAACTTCACCAAGTGGAACAAACACATGATGGACACCAGAGACTGCCAGGTGTCCTTCACCTTCGGACCATGTGACTATCATCAAGAGGTGTCCCTACGCGTTCACCTCATGGACTACATCATGAAACAAGGCTTCACCATCCGGAACACGCGTGTGCATCACATGAGTGAGCGTGCAAACGAGAACACGGTGGAGCATCACTGGACTTTCTGTAGACCAGCTCACAAAGTTGAAGACTGA
- the kctd6b gene encoding BTB/POZ domain-containing protein KCTD6 isoform X1 translates to MTTPVTLNVGGHMYTTSLSTLQRYPDSMLGAMFRGDFPTTRDSQGNYFIDRDGTLFRYILNFLRTSELTLPVDFTETDLLRKEADFYQIEPLIQCLSDPKPLYPPDIFEQVVELSSTRKLSKYSNPVAVIITQLTITTKVHALLEGISNNFTKWNKHMMDTRDCQVSFTFGPCDYHQEVSLRVHLMDYIMKQGFTIRNTRVHHMSERANENTVEHHWTFCRPAHKVED, encoded by the coding sequence ATGACTACTCCTGTTACTTTGAACGTGGGAGGCCACATGTACACCACCAGTTTATCCACCTTGCAGCGTTATCCAGACTCCATGCTGGGCGCCATGTTCCGGGGAGATTTCCCCACAACTCGAGATTCCCAAGGGAATTATTTCATCGATCGCGACGGCACACTTTTCAGGTACATCCTGAACTTCCTGCGGACGTCTGAGCTTACCCTCCCAGTGGACTTCACAGAGACAGATCTCCTGAGGAAAGAGGCGGACTTCTACCAGATCGAACCTTTGATCCAGTGCCTTAGCGATCCCAAGCCGCTGTACCCTCCCGACATCTTTGAGCAGGTGGTGGAGCTCTCTAGCACTCGGAAACTGTCAAAATATTCCAACCCGGTCGCTGTTATCATCACGCAGCTGACCATAACCACAAAGGTTCACGCCCTTCTGGAAGGCATTTCCAACAACTTCACCAAGTGGAACAAACACATGATGGACACCAGAGACTGCCAGGTGTCCTTCACCTTCGGACCATGTGACTATCATCAAGAGGTGTCCCTACGCGTTCACCTCATGGACTACATCATGAAACAAGGCTTCACCATCCGGAACACGCGTGTGCATCACATGAGTGAGCGTGCAAACGAGAACACGGTGGAGCATCACTGGACTTTCTGTAGACCAGCTCACAAAGTTGAAGACTGA